The following coding sequences lie in one uncultured Mailhella sp. genomic window:
- the bioA gene encoding adenosylmethionine--8-amino-7-oxononanoate transaminase, which translates to MSAFFVTGTDTDAGKTTITAGLLRAFARAGVPARAVKPVQTGCVEGPDGLEAPDVAVWKRAGGEGRAISLFRVPCSPHLAARLEGETLSAASLAAECRKLVGAEGVTLFEGAGGLHVPLNEEESMLDLMLELRFPVLLVVANRLGCLNHAVLTLDALEQAGLTAAGMVLCRTAPPDQADAGTGAEAEALILSDNVESLAREGKRRGVPLLADVPYLADVSPQDERFWDALADRLAGAARSLAEEPDDVRRHEELLAFDRAHLWHPYTSAMHPLPVLEVTGASGARLFLQGGASLVDGMSSWWCRVHGYGNRRLVRAVQRQAAGLSHVMFGGLTHEPAVELGRRLLSLLPTGLEHIFFADSGSVAVEVAMKMAVQYWCSVGREKKSRFVALRGAYHGDTLGAMSLCDPVTGMHSLFSGVLAQQLFVERPTCRFDAPYDPASFAPMERMLREHAGETAAVVVEPVVQGAGGMWFYHPSYLRDLRALCDELDVLLIADEIATGFGRTGRMFACDHAGVSPDVMCVGKALTGGMMTLSAVAATRRVAGGISGADAAHGGGVFMHGPTFMGNPLACAAACASLDELCASPWRERVLHIQQALEQGLAPCRNAPGVCDVRVLGAVGVVEMEQAVDVEAWQKYFVSRGVWIRPFGRTVYVMPPFVVSDEELHLLSGAVCDAVLSAASHGGSPALDNNGRPYSC; encoded by the coding sequence GTGAGCGCGTTTTTCGTCACGGGCACGGATACCGACGCGGGCAAGACCACGATCACGGCGGGACTGCTTCGGGCCTTTGCCCGGGCGGGCGTTCCGGCGCGGGCCGTGAAGCCCGTGCAGACCGGCTGCGTCGAGGGTCCGGACGGCCTGGAAGCTCCGGATGTTGCGGTCTGGAAACGGGCCGGAGGGGAGGGCAGGGCCATTTCTCTGTTCCGGGTTCCCTGTTCTCCGCACCTTGCCGCGCGACTGGAGGGGGAAACGCTGAGCGCGGCGTCATTGGCCGCCGAGTGCCGGAAGCTTGTCGGCGCGGAAGGCGTGACGCTGTTCGAGGGGGCGGGAGGACTGCACGTTCCTCTGAACGAAGAGGAAAGCATGCTCGATCTCATGCTGGAACTGCGCTTTCCGGTGCTTTTGGTGGTGGCCAACCGGCTGGGATGTCTCAATCACGCCGTGCTCACGCTGGACGCGCTGGAACAGGCCGGTCTCACGGCGGCGGGCATGGTGCTCTGCCGCACCGCGCCGCCCGATCAGGCGGACGCGGGCACGGGCGCGGAGGCCGAGGCGCTCATTCTAAGCGACAACGTGGAGAGCCTCGCTCGGGAAGGAAAAAGACGCGGCGTTCCGCTTCTCGCGGACGTTCCCTATCTGGCGGACGTTTCCCCGCAGGATGAGCGGTTCTGGGACGCGCTGGCCGACAGGCTTGCCGGGGCCGCCCGGAGTCTCGCTGAAGAGCCGGACGACGTGCGCCGTCATGAGGAGCTGCTCGCCTTTGATCGGGCGCATTTGTGGCATCCGTACACGTCGGCCATGCATCCTCTGCCGGTGCTCGAAGTGACGGGCGCGTCGGGCGCGAGGCTTTTTCTGCAAGGCGGCGCGAGTCTGGTGGACGGCATGTCGTCGTGGTGGTGCCGGGTGCACGGCTACGGCAACAGGCGTCTGGTGCGCGCCGTGCAGAGACAGGCGGCCGGACTTTCGCACGTCATGTTCGGGGGACTCACGCACGAACCGGCGGTGGAGCTCGGCAGACGCTTGCTGTCGCTGCTTCCGACAGGGCTGGAGCACATCTTTTTTGCCGATTCCGGCTCCGTGGCCGTGGAAGTGGCCATGAAGATGGCCGTGCAGTACTGGTGTTCGGTCGGACGAGAGAAAAAGAGCCGTTTCGTGGCTCTGCGGGGCGCGTATCACGGCGATACGCTGGGGGCCATGTCGCTGTGCGATCCGGTAACGGGCATGCATTCGCTCTTTTCCGGCGTACTTGCGCAGCAGCTTTTCGTGGAGCGGCCGACGTGCCGTTTCGACGCTCCCTATGATCCTGCGAGCTTTGCGCCCATGGAGCGCATGCTGCGGGAGCATGCCGGGGAAACGGCCGCCGTGGTGGTCGAGCCCGTGGTGCAGGGAGCCGGGGGCATGTGGTTCTATCATCCATCGTACCTGCGGGATCTGCGCGCGCTCTGCGACGAGCTCGACGTGCTGCTGATTGCCGACGAAATAGCCACGGGCTTCGGCCGCACGGGGCGCATGTTCGCCTGCGATCATGCGGGCGTGTCGCCCGACGTCATGTGCGTGGGCAAGGCGCTGACCGGCGGCATGATGACGCTTTCCGCCGTGGCGGCCACAAGGCGCGTGGCCGGGGGCATTTCCGGCGCCGACGCGGCGCACGGGGGCGGAGTGTTCATGCACGGGCCCACGTTCATGGGCAATCCGCTGGCCTGCGCTGCGGCCTGCGCCAGCCTCGACGAGCTGTGTGCTTCTCCCTGGCGGGAGCGGGTTCTGCACATTCAGCAGGCGCTGGAACAGGGACTTGCCCCGTGCCGCAACGCGCCCGGCGTGTGCGACGTGCGCGTGCTCGGAGCCGTCGGCGTGGTGGAAATGGAACAGGCCGTGGATGTGGAGGCCTGGCAGAAGTATTTCGTGTCGCGGGGTGTGTGGATACGTCCGTTCGGGCGCACCGTGTACGTCATGCCTCCGTTCGTCGTTTCCGACGAGGAACTTCATCTGCTCTCCGGAGCCGTCTGCGACGCGGTCTTGTCCGCCGCATCTCACGGGGGCTCGCCCGCTTTGGACAACAACGGGAGACCGTATTCGTGCTGA
- the bioB gene encoding biotin synthase BioB, whose amino-acid sequence MHTLLSAILHRLAGDGKGPLLSRREAEEFIHLPASCTTDMLSVAGVVRAARAPSFFNCGIINAKSGRCPENCAFCAQSAHHETGAPVYPFMDEETLLRKAAEAAAHGSMRFGIVVSGTMLGEADVEPLCRAVERIVRETGMSVCGSLGMLTKERAACYREAGVTRYHHNLETAESYFPNICTTHAYAEDVQSLRVAREAGLEVCSGGIIGLGESLEQRVELACTLAELDVNSIPLNFLNAIAGTRLEHMPRLAPEEALRAIALFRVMNPDKDLLIAGGRGHVLGAWQSWLYAAGANGMMIGDYLTTSGAAFEADLSMMRTLGVKS is encoded by the coding sequence ATGCATACTCTTCTTTCCGCCATCCTTCATCGTCTTGCCGGGGACGGGAAAGGTCCCCTGCTGTCCCGCCGCGAAGCGGAGGAATTCATTCATCTTCCCGCCTCCTGCACCACGGACATGCTGTCCGTGGCCGGGGTGGTGCGCGCCGCGCGCGCTCCGTCGTTCTTCAACTGCGGCATCATCAACGCCAAATCCGGCCGTTGCCCGGAAAACTGCGCATTCTGCGCACAGTCAGCACATCATGAAACGGGCGCTCCTGTCTATCCTTTTATGGACGAGGAGACGCTTTTGCGCAAGGCGGCGGAGGCCGCCGCGCACGGAAGCATGCGTTTCGGCATCGTGGTGAGCGGCACCATGCTCGGCGAGGCCGACGTGGAGCCCCTGTGCCGCGCGGTGGAGCGCATTGTCCGGGAAACGGGCATGAGCGTGTGCGGCTCGCTCGGCATGCTCACGAAGGAGCGCGCCGCGTGCTATCGCGAGGCGGGCGTCACGCGCTATCATCACAATCTGGAAACGGCGGAGAGCTATTTTCCGAACATCTGTACCACGCACGCCTACGCGGAAGACGTGCAGAGTCTGCGCGTCGCCCGGGAGGCGGGGCTGGAAGTGTGTTCCGGGGGCATCATCGGGCTCGGCGAGAGCCTGGAACAGCGGGTGGAGCTCGCCTGCACGCTCGCGGAACTGGACGTGAATTCCATTCCGCTGAACTTTCTGAACGCCATTGCGGGCACGAGGCTCGAACACATGCCGCGTCTTGCGCCTGAGGAGGCGCTGCGCGCCATTGCGCTTTTCCGCGTCATGAATCCCGACAAGGATCTGCTCATTGCCGGGGGCCGCGGTCACGTGCTCGGCGCGTGGCAGAGCTGGCTGTACGCGGCCGGCGCGAACGGCATGATGATCGGCGATTATCTCACCACGTCGGGCGCGGCCTTTGAGGCCGATCTTTCCATGATGCGCACGCTGGGAGTGAAGTCGTGA
- a CDS encoding biotin--[acetyl-CoA-carboxylase] ligase: MTRDEIPMRDRILDSLVQNGQEHWISGEALSRSLGISRAAVSKHVMGLREEGHIIESVPRRGYRLISRADPWAGHDAREELNTSVLGRKDWLWLKETDSTNQVAALEAMNGAEEGVVVVARRQNEGRGSNGHRWLNLPGSLTFSVITKPHISPEKLGLLPRLVMEAVARAVKKSCGLDLEQRPPNDLFFNNRKVVGILVESMFHNTDLQWAVVGIGVNVNVPAEAIPKELAGIASSLYAETGTAFSVANLLRHLLEELENLLRP, translated from the coding sequence ATGACGCGAGATGAAATTCCCATGCGTGACCGCATTCTGGACAGTCTTGTGCAGAACGGACAGGAACACTGGATTTCCGGAGAGGCGCTTTCACGATCTCTCGGCATCAGCCGGGCCGCGGTGAGCAAGCATGTGATGGGGTTGCGCGAGGAAGGGCACATCATAGAATCGGTGCCGCGACGGGGCTACCGGCTCATTTCCCGGGCGGATCCGTGGGCGGGCCACGACGCGCGCGAAGAGCTCAATACCAGCGTGCTGGGAAGAAAAGACTGGCTGTGGCTCAAGGAAACGGACTCCACCAATCAGGTGGCCGCGCTGGAAGCCATGAACGGCGCGGAAGAAGGCGTGGTCGTGGTGGCGCGACGCCAGAACGAGGGAAGAGGCAGCAACGGTCACCGCTGGCTGAACCTGCCGGGCAGCCTGACGTTTTCCGTCATCACCAAGCCGCACATTTCCCCGGAAAAGCTGGGTCTGCTGCCCCGGCTGGTCATGGAGGCCGTGGCGCGGGCGGTGAAAAAAAGCTGCGGGCTCGACCTGGAGCAGCGTCCGCCCAACGATCTTTTCTTCAACAATCGCAAGGTGGTGGGCATACTGGTGGAAAGCATGTTTCACAACACCGATCTGCAGTGGGCCGTGGTGGGCATAGGCGTGAACGTCAACGTACCGGCGGAAGCCATTCCGAAGGAACTTGCAGGCATCGCCTCATCTCTGTACGCGGAAACCGGCACGGCCTTCAGCGTGGCGAATCTGCTCAGGCATCTTCTGGAAGAGCTGGAAAATCTGCTCAGGCCGTGA
- a CDS encoding phosphoglycerate kinase, with protein MKALTMNDVDMKGKRVVMRVDVNVPIHDGVITSDKRIRAVLPTIKKALDAGAGVILLAHLGRPTEGVFEEQFSLRPVAAHMGKLLGMPVEFCAEPLKGVECKPGQVVLCENVRFFKGEKKNSEELAAKYAAMGDIYVMDAFGAAHRAQASTEGALRKAAVAVAGPLMFAEMEAATKLLDTPERPLFAIIGGSKVSTKLTVLENLLKHVDGLIVGGGIANTFLEAAGYNMGSSLVEKDLIPEAKRLIDMAKERNVLLPLPTDVVVAPSFERASEAVTKKVSELSAEDCAFDIGEETVKAYAKILADARTIVWNGPVGAFETVPFDKGSRALADILADSKAYTLVCGGDTVAAVESFGVASKMGYLSTGGGAFLEVLEGKTLPAVAALADAASKK; from the coding sequence ATGAAAGCACTGACCATGAACGATGTGGACATGAAGGGCAAGCGCGTTGTCATGCGCGTGGACGTGAATGTTCCCATCCATGACGGCGTCATCACCAGCGACAAGCGCATCCGCGCCGTGCTGCCCACCATCAAGAAGGCCCTGGACGCGGGCGCGGGCGTCATTCTGCTTGCGCATCTGGGCCGCCCCACCGAGGGCGTGTTTGAAGAACAGTTCTCTCTGCGTCCCGTGGCCGCTCACATGGGCAAGCTGCTCGGCATGCCCGTGGAATTCTGCGCCGAACCGCTGAAGGGCGTGGAATGCAAGCCCGGTCAGGTGGTGCTGTGCGAGAACGTGCGCTTCTTCAAGGGCGAAAAGAAGAACAGCGAAGAGCTGGCCGCCAAGTACGCCGCCATGGGCGACATCTACGTGATGGACGCGTTCGGCGCGGCCCATCGTGCGCAGGCCTCCACCGAAGGCGCGCTGCGCAAGGCCGCCGTGGCCGTGGCAGGACCGCTCATGTTCGCCGAAATGGAAGCCGCCACCAAGCTGCTCGACACCCCTGAACGTCCGCTCTTCGCCATCATTGGCGGTTCCAAGGTGTCCACCAAGCTCACCGTGCTCGAAAACCTGCTCAAGCATGTGGACGGCCTCATCGTGGGCGGCGGCATCGCCAACACCTTCCTGGAGGCCGCTGGGTACAATATGGGCTCCTCCCTCGTGGAAAAGGATCTCATTCCCGAAGCCAAGCGCCTCATCGACATGGCGAAGGAACGCAACGTGCTGCTGCCCCTGCCCACCGACGTGGTGGTGGCTCCGAGCTTTGAACGCGCTTCCGAAGCCGTGACCAAGAAGGTTTCCGAACTTTCCGCCGAAGACTGCGCCTTCGACATCGGCGAAGAGACCGTGAAGGCCTACGCCAAGATTCTTGCCGACGCCCGCACCATCGTGTGGAACGGCCCCGTGGGCGCGTTTGAAACCGTGCCCTTCGACAAGGGCAGTCGCGCTCTTGCCGACATCCTTGCCGACTCCAAGGCCTACACCCTGGTGTGCGGCGGCGATACCGTGGCCGCTGTGGAATCCTTCGGCGTGGCCTCCAAGATGGGCTATCTGTCCACCGGCGGCGGCGCGTTCCTCGAAGTGCTCGAAGGCAAGACCCTGCCCGCCGTGGCCGCCCTTGCCGACGCCGCCTCGAAGAAGTAG
- the tkt gene encoding transketolase — MPTRAELANAIRALSIDAIEKAKSGHPGAPMGMADMAEALWRGFLKHNPADPAWPNRDRFVLSNGHASMLLYALLHLTGYDLSMDDIRNFRQLDAKTPGHPEFGVTPGVEMTTGPLGQGIATAVGMALAERMMAHTFNREGFPVMDHYTWVFLGDGCLMEGLSQEACSLAGTWKLGRLIALYDDNSISIDGNVEGWFTDDTPARFEAMGWHVVRGIDGHDSEALDMAIRQAMAVTDKPSLICCKTVIGRFAPTKAGTASCHGSPLGAEEAAAARAAMGWTSEPFTVPDDIRAAWDAREKGAAAQKAWEDMFAAYAAAYPELAAEFRRRMAGKLPAAWPEAARKAVEAAMAETKDVATRAAGKNVLNVIAPALPELVGGSADLSGSVGTEFKGAKTLDVSDYSGNYIRYGVREFGMGAVMNGLKLHGGFIPYAGTFFVFSDYAKSIIRSAAIMKQRVIWVLTHDSIGVGEDGPTHQPVEQIAALRMTPGVQVWRPCDSTEAAVAWTQAVEYQDGPVCLVMSRQALPQQKRTEAQVADIRRGGYVLRDCEGEPELIYIATGSEVQLAVQAAEKLSAEGRRVRVVSMPSCEVFDRQDAAYRESVLPSSVRVRVAVEAQTAAWWWKYVGLDGRVVGMGTFGASAPAGKLFPKFGFTVENIVQQALELL, encoded by the coding sequence ATGCCTACTCGTGCAGAACTTGCCAATGCCATCCGCGCCCTTTCCATCGACGCCATCGAGAAAGCCAAATCCGGTCATCCCGGCGCTCCCATGGGCATGGCCGACATGGCCGAAGCCCTGTGGCGCGGCTTTCTGAAGCATAATCCTGCCGACCCCGCCTGGCCCAACCGCGACCGCTTCGTGCTTTCCAACGGTCACGCCTCCATGCTGCTCTATGCGCTGCTGCATCTCACCGGATACGATCTTTCCATGGACGACATCCGCAACTTCCGTCAGCTCGACGCGAAAACGCCCGGACATCCCGAATTCGGCGTGACCCCCGGCGTGGAAATGACCACCGGCCCGCTCGGTCAGGGCATCGCCACCGCCGTGGGCATGGCTCTTGCCGAACGCATGATGGCCCACACCTTCAACCGCGAAGGCTTCCCCGTCATGGATCACTACACCTGGGTGTTCCTCGGCGACGGCTGCCTCATGGAAGGCCTGTCGCAGGAAGCGTGCTCGCTTGCGGGCACCTGGAAGCTCGGCCGTCTCATCGCGCTCTACGACGACAACAGCATTTCCATCGACGGCAACGTGGAAGGATGGTTTACCGACGACACTCCCGCCCGCTTTGAAGCCATGGGCTGGCACGTGGTGCGCGGCATCGACGGTCATGATTCCGAGGCTCTCGACATGGCCATCCGTCAGGCCATGGCCGTGACGGACAAGCCTTCGCTCATCTGCTGCAAGACGGTGATCGGCCGCTTTGCGCCCACCAAGGCCGGCACGGCTTCCTGCCACGGCTCGCCGCTCGGCGCGGAAGAAGCCGCCGCCGCCCGCGCCGCCATGGGCTGGACGTCCGAACCCTTCACCGTGCCGGACGACATCCGCGCCGCCTGGGACGCCCGTGAAAAGGGCGCCGCCGCGCAGAAGGCCTGGGAAGACATGTTCGCCGCCTACGCCGCCGCCTATCCCGAACTCGCCGCCGAGTTCCGCCGCCGCATGGCCGGAAAGCTTCCCGCCGCATGGCCCGAGGCGGCCCGCAAGGCCGTGGAGGCCGCCATGGCCGAAACCAAGGACGTCGCCACCCGCGCGGCGGGCAAGAACGTGCTCAACGTCATCGCTCCCGCGCTGCCGGAACTCGTGGGCGGCTCGGCCGACCTCAGCGGCTCCGTGGGCACGGAGTTCAAGGGCGCAAAAACGCTCGACGTTTCCGATTATTCCGGCAACTACATCCGCTACGGCGTGCGCGAGTTCGGCATGGGCGCCGTCATGAACGGCCTCAAGCTGCACGGCGGCTTCATTCCCTACGCGGGCACCTTCTTCGTGTTTTCCGACTACGCCAAGAGCATCATCCGCTCGGCGGCCATCATGAAGCAGCGCGTCATCTGGGTGCTCACGCACGATTCCATCGGCGTGGGCGAAGACGGCCCCACCCATCAGCCCGTGGAACAGATCGCCGCTCTGCGCATGACGCCCGGCGTGCAGGTCTGGCGTCCCTGCGACAGCACCGAGGCCGCCGTGGCCTGGACGCAGGCCGTGGAATATCAGGACGGCCCCGTGTGCCTCGTCATGAGCCGTCAGGCGCTCCCTCAGCAGAAGCGCACCGAAGCGCAGGTGGCCGACATCCGTCGCGGCGGCTACGTGCTCAGAGACTGCGAAGGCGAACCGGAACTCATTTACATTGCCACGGGTTCCGAAGTGCAGCTCGCCGTGCAGGCCGCGGAAAAGCTTTCGGCGGAAGGCCGCCGCGTGCGCGTGGTTTCCATGCCTTCCTGCGAGGTGTTCGATCGTCAGGACGCCGCCTATCGTGAATCCGTGCTTCCGTCTTCCGTGCGCGTGCGCGTGGCCGTGGAAGCGCAGACCGCCGCATGGTGGTGGAAGTATGTGGGACTTGACGGCCGCGTCGTCGGTATGGGAACATTCGGAGCTTCCGCTCCGGCGGGAAAGCTGTTCCCGAAGTTTGGCTTTACGGTAGAAAACATTGTGCAGCAGGCTCTTGAACTGCTGTAA
- the rpe gene encoding ribulose-phosphate 3-epimerase, with product MILSPSLLSADCGNLAETLRNLESAGVKWVHWDVMDGQFVPNITFGQHVIKGLRPASGLFFDVHLMIERPERYLSEFRDAGADMLVAHVEATAHLQRTLAEIRRLGMKAGAALNPATPLSALDYVLDDVDMVLVMSVNPGFGGQKFLPATLRKVAELRAKLNAAGRADCLIQVDGGVNLDNTGALVEAGADVLVSGSAFFGHPPFSERLAAFTDAAR from the coding sequence ATGATACTCTCGCCCTCGCTTCTTTCCGCCGACTGCGGAAATCTGGCAGAAACCCTCAGGAATCTGGAATCTGCCGGGGTGAAGTGGGTACACTGGGACGTGATGGACGGGCAGTTCGTGCCCAATATCACATTCGGACAACACGTCATAAAAGGCCTGCGCCCGGCGTCGGGTCTTTTTTTTGACGTTCATCTCATGATCGAGCGGCCGGAACGCTATCTGAGCGAGTTCCGGGACGCGGGCGCGGACATGCTCGTGGCGCACGTGGAGGCCACCGCGCATCTTCAGCGCACGCTTGCGGAAATCCGGCGTCTCGGCATGAAGGCCGGGGCGGCGCTGAATCCCGCCACGCCGCTCAGCGCGCTCGACTACGTGCTCGACGATGTGGACATGGTGCTCGTGATGAGCGTGAACCCCGGCTTCGGGGGACAGAAATTTCTGCCCGCCACGCTCCGCAAGGTTGCGGAACTGCGGGCGAAGCTCAACGCCGCCGGCCGCGCCGACTGCCTCATTCAGGTGGACGGCGGCGTGAATCTCGACAATACCGGAGCCCTTGTTGAAGCCGGCGCAGATGTGCTGGTTTCCGGTTCCGCGTTTTTCGGACATCCTCCCTTCAGCGAACGCCTTGCCGCCTTCACGGACGCCGCGCGCTGA
- a CDS encoding MerR family transcriptional regulator gives MHRKKPQSGRVYRIGEAARALNLQTSVLRFWEGEFPALQPVRTPKGQRLYSEGDMELLRKIRSLLHEQGMTIEGARRVLAGEAMPELAQALAGRPAEKDDDARKLLTEALKELVEIRALLTNNPPKENHS, from the coding sequence ATGCACAGGAAAAAGCCGCAGTCCGGCAGGGTGTACCGCATAGGCGAAGCCGCCCGTGCGCTGAACCTTCAGACCAGCGTGCTTCGGTTCTGGGAAGGGGAATTCCCCGCTCTCCAGCCTGTGCGGACGCCCAAAGGACAGCGCCTGTACTCGGAAGGCGACATGGAGCTTCTGCGCAAAATACGTTCGCTGCTCCATGAACAGGGCATGACCATAGAAGGCGCGCGCCGCGTGCTGGCGGGCGAGGCCATGCCGGAACTTGCGCAGGCCCTCGCCGGGCGGCCCGCCGAAAAGGACGACGACGCAAGAAAGCTGCTGACCGAGGCGCTGAAGGAGCTTGTGGAAATACGCGCTCTGCTTACCAACAACCCTCCCAAGGAGAACCATTCATGA
- a CDS encoding ATP-binding cassette domain-containing protein — MNITIQNLSKSYGGRDIFHDFSLDIVDGMRLCVCGPNGTGKSTLLRMLAGVDAPDGGRVIIPHGCRVGYVEQILDEKTLDVPLLEWVQAALPDWGDFWQEWEKAQSSGDEAAMNRLMARQHDLETRYGYNPEQRAQTVLSGLGFSKEKWILPIRQLSGGWRERAKLARVLTAGADVLFLDEPTNHLDLEAVEWLEEFLMDFKGILVFVAHDRVFMDHVGTHVLYLGLSKPVFRKCNYTKFLELQAEIEEQREREAKQIADELEHKMDFIRRFKAKATKARQAGSRQKQARKLEKELEQYKPEPKRRELSFKWPEAAPSEKVVLSVADLAFHFPDGTTLWPPLTFSLFRGQRVGLVGHNGCGKSTLLKIIAGRLARTGGTFTMGSSTRMGYYSQQQAETLDLGGTVLGEMRRLSDPHTSEEELMSVLGLFMLGQGYFDRSIDSLSGGERSRLVLALLFLRRCNFLVLDEPTNHLDLESRDALVEALEAFDGTLLVVAHDRHLLSEAVDEIWAVDEKGITVYKEGFAQYDAARRAARTAAAKQESAPAARSASSGAAVRPVPGTNLSREDLKKLKREQAEQRNALYKQLKPLQARYAEQEKALEALLTRQEEVEGLLADPDVYADGVKASELLKEFHSLQERSEKELEALGELESKISELEARRAALSLDGGE, encoded by the coding sequence ATGAACATTACCATTCAGAATCTTTCCAAGTCATACGGCGGCCGCGACATTTTCCATGATTTTTCCCTGGATATCGTGGACGGCATGCGTCTTTGCGTATGCGGCCCCAACGGAACGGGCAAATCCACGCTTCTGCGCATGCTGGCGGGCGTGGACGCGCCGGACGGCGGCCGGGTGATCATTCCGCACGGATGCCGCGTGGGATACGTGGAGCAGATACTGGACGAAAAAACGCTGGACGTGCCGCTCCTGGAATGGGTGCAGGCCGCGCTGCCCGACTGGGGCGACTTCTGGCAGGAATGGGAAAAGGCGCAGAGCTCCGGCGACGAGGCGGCCATGAACCGTCTCATGGCGCGTCAGCACGACCTTGAAACGCGCTACGGCTACAATCCCGAGCAGCGCGCGCAGACCGTGCTTTCGGGCCTCGGCTTTTCCAAGGAAAAATGGATCCTTCCCATCCGGCAGCTTTCGGGCGGCTGGCGCGAGCGCGCCAAGCTTGCGCGCGTGCTCACTGCGGGCGCGGACGTGCTCTTTCTCGACGAACCGACCAACCATCTCGACCTTGAGGCCGTGGAATGGCTGGAAGAATTTCTCATGGACTTCAAGGGAATTCTGGTGTTCGTGGCGCACGACCGCGTGTTCATGGACCATGTGGGCACGCACGTGTTGTACCTCGGGCTTTCCAAGCCCGTGTTCCGCAAGTGCAACTACACCAAGTTTCTGGAGCTTCAGGCGGAAATTGAGGAGCAGCGCGAACGCGAGGCCAAGCAGATAGCCGACGAGCTTGAGCACAAGATGGACTTTATCCGCCGCTTCAAGGCCAAGGCCACCAAGGCGCGTCAGGCGGGCTCCCGTCAGAAGCAGGCCAGGAAGCTGGAAAAGGAACTTGAACAGTACAAGCCCGAACCCAAGCGGCGGGAACTGTCGTTCAAGTGGCCGGAGGCCGCGCCTTCCGAAAAGGTGGTGCTCTCCGTGGCGGATCTGGCCTTCCATTTTCCCGACGGCACCACGCTGTGGCCGCCGCTCACCTTTTCGCTGTTCCGCGGTCAGCGCGTGGGCCTTGTGGGACACAACGGCTGCGGCAAGTCCACGCTGCTCAAGATCATTGCGGGCCGGCTGGCCCGCACGGGCGGCACGTTCACCATGGGCTCTTCCACGCGCATGGGCTACTACAGCCAGCAGCAGGCCGAAACGCTGGATCTCGGCGGCACGGTGCTCGGCGAAATGCGTCGTCTGTCCGACCCGCACACCTCGGAAGAGGAACTCATGAGCGTGCTCGGCCTGTTCATGCTTGGACAGGGCTACTTCGACCGCTCCATAGATTCGCTTTCCGGCGGCGAGCGCAGCAGGCTCGTGCTGGCGCTCCTGTTCCTGCGCCGCTGCAATTTCCTCGTGCTCGACGAACCGACCAACCATCTGGACCTCGAAAGCCGCGACGCCCTGGTGGAAGCTCTGGAAGCCTTTGACGGAACGCTGCTTGTGGTTGCGCACGACAGGCATCTGCTCTCCGAAGCCGTGGACGAAATATGGGCCGTGGATGAGAAGGGCATCACCGTGTACAAGGAAGGCTTTGCGCAGTACGACGCGGCCCGTCGCGCGGCGCGCACCGCCGCCGCAAAGCAGGAATCCGCGCCTGCCGCGCGTTCCGCGTCGTCCGGCGCGGCGGTGAGGCCGGTTCCCGGCACCAACCTTTCCCGCGAGGATCTCAAAAAGCTCAAGCGCGAGCAGGCCGAACAGCGAAACGCGCTCTACAAGCAGCTCAAGCCGCTCCAGGCCCGCTACGCCGAACAGGAAAAGGCGCTGGAGGCCCTGCTGACCCGTCAGGAGGAAGTGGAAGGACTGCTCGCCGATCCGGACGTGTACGCCGACGGCGTCAAGGCGTCGGAGCTTCTCAAGGAATTCCATTCCCTTCAGGAGCGTTCGGAAAAGGAACTCGAGGCGCTCGGCGAGCTGGAATCGAAGATTTCCGAGCTTGAGGCCAGAAGAGCCGCGCTTTCCCTCGACGGGGGAGAGTAG